A genomic segment from Daphnia pulex isolate KAP4 chromosome 5, ASM2113471v1 encodes:
- the LOC124193346 gene encoding rho GTPase-activating protein 32-like isoform X3: MLRSRSLDLSFIRRRGRKRSAILGSVGQAFFRSTCVMAAVTSASDLLLAAPSKRSRGLADIDPKFVSNSGLSGLSELGTPRGGSVRIQHRPPKHPVLSSSSNAAGAAGASGMIVTSCSPSSAAAAVETSRFPKLDECAHFHYDVVDLGPLTVALRPLLSNYVNRLSAIAGNLINCAPVLNWLEVDNRGRRLYPPPPSDDADAEINTPAVAAAYAVRRYAAVASDEISFEVGDMISVIDMPPPEESMWWRGKRGFDVGFFPSECVRIIGDKVPAHLSLPNTTPVVVVGGGSGGGGSNPGGASSSSKTQHLLNQSGCSGGGGSGSSSAEHLPTKPVLRKHGKLISFFRSFILSRPSRRKLKQSGILKERVFGCDLGEHLLNSGREIPMVLKCCAEFIEEYGIVDGIYRLSGITSNIQKLRNAFDEDRVPALVEDEAIRQDMHAVSSLLKMYFRELPNPLCTYQLYDQFVNAVQGPDHLRVVRMREVVQQLPPPHFRTLEYLTRHLARVAENNASTGMTAKNVAIVWAPNLLRCKELEFGGVAALQGVGVQAVVTECLVRYVDLIFSDKVPAIPVQLSSDEQPSSVGGGGALKRTRPKSLAISTPTKLLSLEEARNRALQLASSQNDTQYIEVGGGPASLPPKYHTVIELPNGDARSKRGHSLKHKKSPLGWKSLFAKPSKGRSPSANKAQRKNSSASTSSTVSMPAQVAGSGGSCSSATPQRAMTYVRPRLRPVKSAESLVASNRNSSAGESSQLTSPAEAVALITAKPADHQSERSSGPSPLRDGEDSAVRLAGDGDDESIQDGSLSRCHNRSVSHDSYFRLLMTSRTGSMQVDPLDEEGDASPEASARQPGQSNDAIYAEISKSGTKNSKEETTRTRGSPSVESPGLEFGKNMNLTAVEDPHSGSSKMSLIDLSHLDDSELNIMNSREMLAVSKKLSDDSSRQISGGGGSSSSSSSSHHSEDGSCVGRARPASVDDSVIDDSARGMPMNAEQIDGKGNWAASNPAYELFCIQAEVHHHHRHHRMDAAAGGGRSPSPDNTDAQMPDMPSEMAMDGDNDSLVNVTTEDYSSTEVPVGSDDRESYTLHGLNDVYENVNVADNRTADVESLRRTTSSPAPAVASAGAAYENFADNHAYAMVRVSSTSQDATYENVIDPAIVDEEEYEPIEPPLDQTAEPVGVSYENVDQAKYENIEQQQQQQHEAEMTAQSNYENLDQPSYENIDEGGASVADVGGENDTIDVDGGETYENVVLRDTASGNKSLKPLEIVNVYEDVIPPPPRTDESEEVIYYQVKVLRQSIQEVNELLREDPTVLQIAIADLGDYPVRNNSTTSSPVKIRASPAKEAASESTATTPVSLHERKDANSRKTSAAKDSPSSCDAKLSAFVIKDIDDAPPKVTPPKGVRLSLSPKLSSSDDSDKQAESSRNVKEQQQSQQPHHHLPLSVSLPSLLNTNNKMASQKLQTSSSLASPPPPHKMNTTSLPPTPLYDLHPESESVSSKRRFESEIGRDLLRERRIRNEIENSRRSESNLLQSSEPTSPARRLSTSESSSSLKSGHGGKPALPIKLNSSKRTEPPKNLQPLSPVKKMVEAAPQVVVRPTTLETSFDYEPTPLQRRASSPLSSVSPLSPVSPTSEGRNFTSSAARKTSVKELLNKFQTGGDNNSERSNQQQQQRVSTPTSPVKPATPVSSPNNKQLQQQQQQLATHLLDESKKMKDEGKENIEIHLAPPKSSPIISNNPVESERCEMMMLGESNTDACKTMMQGDSALDQDAKELLRQKSLGIDMSDPRTRLRIERYKEERRSFLREKYKSESFRSDSKEDAVIVRLKQKAGSPTHQQNESGGELGVSPPPPPSLQTPHPGLIDEDVNVKERAAQWAQTLPATLVAAAAVAAATATTTTATVSAVPISIATSPIKTVSPTHRSCSEAVGVVPQHKRIRDMAALFEKETP; the protein is encoded by the exons ATGTTGCGGTCGCGCAGTCTTGATCTTTCGTTCATCCGCCGTCGCGGCCGGAAGCGCTCGGCAATTTTGGGCTCGGTCGGCCAGGcttttttcag gagcacgTGCGTCATGGCTGCCGTGACCAGCGCCAGCGATCTGCTGCTGGCGGCTCCGTCGAAACGTTCCAGAGGACTGGCGGATATCGACCCGAAATTCGTCTCCAAc AGCGGACTCAGCGGTCTCTCGGAGCTGGGGACACCTCGCGGCGGAAGCGTTCGCATCCAGCACCGACCGCCCAAGCATCCCGTCCTGTCGTCGAGTAGCAACGCCGCCGGAGCTGCCGGAGCCAGCGGAATGATCGTCACTTCGTGTTCACCGTCGTCGGCAGCGGCCGCCGTCGAGACGTCGCGTTTCCCCAAGCTGGACGAGTGCGCCCATTTTCATTACGATGTCGTCGATCTCGGACCGTTAACG GTGGCGCTGAGACCTTTGCTGTCCAACTACGTCAATCGGCTGAGCGCCATCGCTGGCAATTTAATCAACTGCGCTCCCGTCCTCAACTGGCTGGAAGTGGACAACCGAGGCCGGCGGCTCTACCCACCTCCGCCGTCCGACGATGCAGACGCCGAGATCAACACGCCGGCCGTGGCCGCTGCCTACGCCGTGCGCCGTTACGCGGCCGTTGCATCGGACGAGATCAGCTTCGAA GTGGGTGATATGATATCCGTGATCGATATGCCTCCGCCGGAAGAGAGCATGTGGTGGCGAGGCAAACGCGGATTTGATGTCGGATTCTTTCCGTCCGAGTGTGTCCGGATCATCGGCGACAAAGTGCCGGCTCATTTGTCATTACCCAACACGACGCCCGTCGTCGTGGTCGGCGGCGGgagcggaggaggaggatcgaATCCGGGcggagccagcagcagcagcaagactCAGCACCTGCTGAATCAGTCCGGATGCAGTGGCGGCGGaggcagcggcagcagcagcgccgaGCATTTGCCCACCAAACCTGTTTTGCGCAAGCACGGCAAGCTCATCTCCTTTTTCAG gAGTTTCATCTTATCGAGGCCGTCTCGCCGTAAACTGAAGCAGTCGGGCATCTTGAAGGAGCGCGTTTTCGGCTGCGACCTGGGCGAACATTTGCTCAATTCGGGACGTGAGA TTCCGATGGTGTTGAAATGCTGCGCCGAGTTCATCGAGGAGTACGGCATCGTCGACGGCATTTATCGATTGTCGGGCATCACCTCCAACATCCAAAAGCTCAG AAATGCTTTTGACGAGGACAGGGTGCCGGCTCTGGTGGAGGACGAGGCCATCCGACAGGATATGCACGCCGTTTCCTCGCTGCTCAAAATGTATTTCCGCGAACTGCCCAACCCGCTGTGCACCTACCAGCTCTACGACCAGTTCGTCAACGCCGTCCAGGGACCTGATCATCTCAGAGTGGTTCGAATGCGCGAG GTGGTCCAGCAACTGCCGCCGCCTCATTTCCGCACGCTCGAGTACTTGACTCGACATTTGGCGCGGGTGGCAGAAAATAATGCCTCGACGGGCATGACGGCCAAGAATGTGGCCATTGTATGGGCGCCGAATTTGCTGCGTTGCAAAGAACTGGAATTTGGTGGCGTTGCTGCACTTCAG GGAGTGGGCGTGCAAGCGGTAGTGACGGAATGTCTGGTACGGTACGTCGATTTGATCTTCAGCGATAAGGTGCCGGCCATCCCCGTCCAGCTCAGCAGCGACGAGCAGCCGAGCAgcgtcggcggcggcggagccTTGAAGAGGACCCGACCCAAATCGCTGGCCATCTCGACGCCGACTAAGCTCCTCTCGCTGGAAGAAGCTCGCAACCGGGCCCTGCAACTGGCCAGCAGTCAGAATGACACGCAGTACATTGAGGTGGGCGGTGGGCCAGCCTCGCTTCCGCCAAAGTATCACACGGTCATCGAGCTACCCAACGGTGACGCTCGCAGCAAGCGCGGCCACAGCCTCAAGCACAAGAAATCGCCGCTCGGCTGGAAATCACTTTTCGCCAAGCCCAGCAAGGGCCGCTCGCCTTCCGCCAACAAGGCCCAGCGCAAGAACTCATCTGCCAGCACCAGCTCCACCGTCAGCATGCCGGCCCAGGTGGCTGGATCTGGCGGCTCTTGCTCGTCTGCAACTCCGCAACGGGCCATGACGTACGTCCGGCCGAGATTGAGACCCGTCAAGAGCGCCGAATCTCTTGTGGCTTCCAACCGCAACTCGTCGGCCGGCGAGTCCAGCCAACTGACGAGTCCAGCCGAGGCAGTAGCCCTCATCACCGCCAAACCGGCCGATCATCAGTCAGAGCGCAGCAGCGGCCCGTCACCGCTGAGGGATGGCGAAGATTCGGCTGTGCGATTGGCCGGCGACGGCGATGACGAGTCGATTCAAGACGGGTCGCTGTCCCGCTGTCACAACCGCTCCGTCTCTCACGACTCGTACTTCCGCCTGCTCATGACCAGCCGGACGGGCAGCATGCAAGTCGATCCGCTGGACGAGGAGGGCGACGCCAGTCCAGAAGCCAGCGCACGTCAGCCAGGACAGTCCAACGACGCCATTTACGCTGAGATCTCAAAATCCGGAACCAAAA ATTCGAAAGAGGAGACCACACGAACGCGGGGCTCGCCGTCCGTCGAGTCGCCAGGTCTCGAATTCGGTAAGAACATGAACCTGACGGCGGTGGAAGACCCCCATTCCGGCAGCTCCAAGATGTCATTGATCGATCTGAGCCACCTGGACGACAGCGAATTGAATATTATGAACAGCCGGGAAATGCTGGCCGTATCCAAGAAGCTATCTGACGATTCCAGCCGTCAGATTAGTGGCGGTGGTgggagtagcagcagcagcagcagcagccaccacAGCGAGGACGGTAGCTGCGTGGGGAGGGCGCGGCCGGCCAGTGTGGATGATAGCGTCATTGACGACTCGGCCAGG GGAATGCCCATGAACGCGGAGCAGATCGACGGAAAAGGAAATTGGGCGGCCAGCAATCCCGCCTACGAGCTCTTTTGCATTCAGGCCGAAGTGCACCatcaccaccgccaccacagGATGGATGCTGCTGCCGGTGGCGGACGCTCACCTTCGCCCGACAACACCGACGCCCAGATGCCAGACATGCCCAGCGAAATGGCCATGGACGGAGACAATGATTCCCTCGTCAAt GTCACCACGGAAGATTACAGCTCGACGGAAGTGCCCGTGGGCTCGGATGATCGTGAGAGCTACACTTTGCACGGCCTCAATGACGTTTACGAGAACGTTAACGTGGCTGACAACAGGACGGCCGACGTCGAAag cCTTCGACGGACGACAAGTTCACCTGCACCGGCGGTGGCGTCGGCTGGGGCGGCCTACGAGAATTTCGCAGATAATCACGCCTACGCCATGGTGAGAGTCTCGAGTACGAGCCAAGACGCCACCTACGAGAACGTCATCGATCCGGCCATCGTTGACGAAGAAGAATACGAGCCCATCGAGCCGCCGCTGGACCAGACTGCCGAACCGGTGGGCGTGTCTTACGAGAACGTGGATCAGGCCAAATACGAGAAcattgagcagcagcagcagcaacagcacgaGGCGGAGATGACGGCCCAGTCCAATTACGAGAATCTCGATCAGCCCAGCTACGAAAACATCGACGAAGGAGGCGCTTCCGTTGCGGATGTCGGAGGCGAAAACGACACGATCGACGTCGACGGTGGCGAGACGTACGAGAACGTCGTTCTCAGGGACACAGCGTCCGGCAACAAGTCCCTGAAACCCCTGGAGATTGTCAACGTCTACGAGGACGTGATCCCGCCGCCTCCCCGGACGGACGAATCGGAAGAAGTCATTTACTATCAGGTCAAAGTGCTGCGCCAATCGATCCAGGAAGTCAACGAGCTTTTGCGTGAAGATCCGACGGTTCTTCAGATCGCCATCGCTGATCTCGGCGACTATCCCGTCAGAAACAACTCGACGACGTCGTCTCCCGTCAAGATCCGCGCCAGCCCGGCCAAGGAAGCGGCGTCCGAATCGACTGCGACGACGCCCGTTTCCTTGCACGAGCGGAAGGATGCCAACAGCCGGAAAACATCCGCAGCCAAAGATTCTCCTTCCTCGTGCGACGCCAAGTTGTCGGCCTTTGTCATCAAGGACATCGACGACGCCCCGCCCAAAGTTACTCCGCCCAAAGGcgtccgtctctctctgtCGCCCAAGTTGTCGTCGAGTGACGATTCCGACAAACAGGCGGAATCGAGCCGCAACGTCAAGGAGCAACAACAGTCGCAGCAGCCGCACCACCACCTACCTCTATCCGTTTCGCTTCCGAGTTTGCTcaataccaacaacaaaatggcgTCGCAAAAGCTGcagacgtcgtcgtcgctggcgtcgccgccgccgcctcacAAGATGAACACCACGAGTCTACCTCCCACGCCGCTCTACGATCTCCATCCGGAAAGCGAGTCGGTGTCGAGTAAGCGCCGCTTCGAGTCGGAAATCGGCCGCGATTTACTCCGCGAGCGCCGGATCCGcaacgaaattgaaaattcccgCCGATCGGAGAGCAATCTCCTCCAGTCGTCCGAGCCGACTTCGCCGGCCAGGCGTCTGTCCACCTCGGAATCGTCGTCTTCGTTAAAATCCGGCCACGGCGGCAAACCCGCTCTGCCCATCAAATTGAATTCCAGCAAGAGAACGGAACCGCCCAAGAATCTCCAGCCGCTGTCGCCCGTCAAGAAGATGGTCGAGGCCGCCCCCCAGGTGGTTGTCCGGCCGACCACGCTCGAGACGTCGTTCGACTACGAGCCGACTCCGCTTCAACGAAGAGCTTCCTCGCCGCTGTCGTCCGTCAGTCCGCTCTCGCCCGTCAGCCCGACGTCAGAAGGCCGGAATTTTACGTCTTCCGCCGCTCGCAAGACGAGCGTCAAAGAGTTGCTCAACAAATTTCAAACCGGTGGCGACAACAACAGCGAGCGatccaaccaacaacaacagcagcgggTCAGCACGCCCACGTCACCTGTCAAACCGGCCACTCCGGTTTCGTCGcccaacaacaaacagctgcagcagcagcaacaacaactggccACGCACCTGCTGGACGagtcgaagaagatgaaggacGAAGGCAAGGAGAACATTGAAATTCACCTGGCGCCGCCCAAATCGTCGCccatcatcagcaacaaccCGGTGGAGAGCGAGAGGTGCGAGATGATGATGCTGGGCGAGAGCAACACGGACGCGTGCAAAACGATGATGCAGGGAGACTCGGCCCTGGATCAGGACGCCAAGGAGCTGCTGCGCCAAAAATCGTTGGGCATCGACATGAGCGACCCGAGGACCAGGTTGAGGATCGAGCGCTACAAGGAGGAGCGGCGCTCCTTCCTGCGCGAAAAGTACAAATCCGAGAGCTTCCGCAGTGACAGCAAAGAGGACGCCGTCATTGTCCGTCTCAAGCAGAAAGCCGGAAGTCCGACTCATCAGCAGAACGAGTCGGGCGGCGAGTTGGGTGTCTCACCTCCACCGCCGCCATCCCTTCAAACGCCGCATCCGGGTCTTATCGACGAGGACGTCAACGTCAAGGAGAGGGCGGCTCAATGGGCCCAGACCCTTCCGGCCACTCTGGTGGCCGCTGCAGCCGTCGCAGCCGCCACTGCCACTACAACCACCGCCACCGTCTCTGCTGTTCCCATCTCCATCGCAACATCACCGATCAAAACGGTGTCGCCCACGCACCGGAGTTGCTCCGAGGCCGTCGGCGTCGTTCCGCAACACAAGCGCATCCGTGACATGGCCGCCTTGTTCGAAAAGGAAACGCCGTAA